In Nocardia yunnanensis, one DNA window encodes the following:
- a CDS encoding 3-hydroxyacyl-CoA dehydrogenase NAD-binding domain-containing protein — translation MTENMIGWEKDADGIVVLTMDDPNQGANTMNQLYKDSMKATVDRLVAEKDDITGVVITSAKKTFFAGGDLKNMMKTTPENAADIMEELTTIKADLRRLETLGKPVVSAINGAALGGGLEITLATHYRIIADVKGAQVGLPEVSLGLLPAGGGVTRITRMLGIANGLMGVLLQGQKFNPAKAKATGLVNEVVSSVEELVPAAKAWIKANPDKGVQPWDVKGYKIPGGTPSTPALAANLPAFPANLRKQLKGQNMPAPKAIMAAAIEGAQVDFESASLIESRYFVSLLTGPVAKNMIQAFFFDLQHINNGGSRPKDVPKREIKKVGVIGAGMMGAGIAYVTAKAGIDVVLKDVTIEAANKGKDYSVKLEEKALSRGKTTEEKSKTLLDRIKPTADAADFAGVDFVIEAVFENPELKAKVFGEIEDIVDADALLGSNTSTLPITLLANGVKRAEDFIGIHFFSPVDKMPLVEIIKGEKTSDEALARVYDYTLAIRKTPIVVNDSRGFYTSRVIGKFINEAIMMLGEGIDPQTIEQAGLQAGYPAAPLKLSDELNFTTMQKIYKETAEAIVAAGGEIDAASGATAQILDKMVGEFDRKGKAGGAGFYDYVDGKATGLWSELRSTFKTSTELPEGVSLQDLKDRMLFAEAIETQKCFDENVLTSTADANIGSIFGIGFPAWTGGTHQFIVGYPGGQEAFVARADELAAKFGSRFEVPASLRK, via the coding sequence ATGACCGAGAACATGATCGGCTGGGAAAAGGACGCCGACGGCATCGTCGTGCTGACCATGGACGACCCGAACCAGGGCGCCAACACCATGAACCAGCTCTACAAGGACTCGATGAAGGCGACCGTCGATCGCCTGGTCGCGGAGAAGGACGACATCACCGGTGTCGTCATCACCTCCGCCAAGAAGACCTTCTTCGCCGGTGGCGACCTGAAGAACATGATGAAGACCACGCCGGAGAACGCGGCCGACATCATGGAAGAGCTGACCACCATCAAGGCGGACCTGCGTCGCCTGGAAACCCTTGGCAAGCCGGTCGTTTCGGCCATCAACGGCGCGGCGCTGGGCGGCGGCCTGGAGATCACCCTGGCCACCCACTACCGCATCATCGCCGACGTCAAGGGCGCGCAGGTCGGTCTGCCCGAGGTCTCCCTCGGCCTGCTGCCGGCCGGTGGCGGCGTCACCCGCATCACCCGCATGCTGGGCATCGCCAACGGTCTGATGGGCGTGCTGCTGCAGGGCCAGAAGTTCAACCCGGCCAAGGCCAAGGCCACCGGCCTGGTCAACGAGGTCGTCTCCTCGGTCGAGGAGCTGGTCCCGGCCGCCAAGGCGTGGATCAAGGCCAACCCGGACAAGGGCGTGCAGCCCTGGGATGTCAAGGGCTACAAGATCCCCGGCGGCACCCCGTCCACCCCGGCCCTGGCCGCGAACCTGCCGGCCTTCCCGGCCAACCTGCGCAAGCAGCTCAAGGGCCAGAACATGCCCGCCCCCAAGGCGATCATGGCCGCGGCCATCGAGGGCGCCCAGGTCGACTTCGAGTCCGCCTCGCTCATCGAGTCCCGCTACTTCGTGTCCCTGCTGACCGGTCCGGTCGCCAAGAACATGATCCAGGCGTTCTTCTTCGACCTGCAGCACATCAACAACGGTGGCTCGCGGCCGAAGGATGTGCCGAAGCGTGAGATCAAGAAGGTCGGCGTGATCGGCGCGGGCATGATGGGCGCGGGCATCGCGTACGTCACCGCCAAGGCCGGCATCGACGTCGTCCTCAAGGACGTCACCATCGAGGCCGCCAACAAGGGCAAGGACTACTCGGTCAAGCTCGAGGAGAAGGCGCTCTCGCGGGGCAAGACCACCGAGGAGAAGTCCAAGACCCTGCTCGACCGCATCAAGCCGACCGCCGACGCGGCCGACTTCGCGGGCGTGGACTTCGTCATCGAGGCCGTGTTCGAGAACCCGGAGCTCAAGGCCAAGGTCTTCGGCGAGATCGAGGACATCGTGGACGCCGACGCGCTGCTCGGATCCAACACCTCGACCCTGCCGATCACCCTGCTGGCCAATGGCGTGAAGCGGGCCGAGGACTTCATCGGCATCCACTTCTTCTCGCCGGTCGACAAGATGCCGCTGGTCGAGATCATCAAGGGCGAGAAGACCTCCGACGAGGCGCTGGCCCGGGTGTACGACTACACCCTCGCCATCCGCAAGACCCCGATCGTGGTGAACGACTCGCGCGGCTTCTACACCTCGCGCGTGATCGGCAAGTTCATCAACGAGGCCATCATGATGCTCGGTGAGGGCATCGACCCGCAGACCATCGAGCAGGCCGGTCTGCAGGCGGGCTACCCGGCGGCGCCGCTGAAGCTGTCGGACGAGCTGAACTTCACCACCATGCAGAAGATCTACAAGGAGACCGCCGAGGCCATCGTGGCCGCCGGTGGCGAGATCGACGCCGCCTCCGGCGCGACCGCGCAGATCCTCGACAAGATGGTGGGCGAGTTCGACCGCAAGGGCAAGGCCGGCGGCGCGGGCTTCTACGACTACGTCGACGGCAAGGCCACCGGCCTGTGGTCGGAGCTGCGCTCCACCTTCAAGACCTCCACCGAGCTGCCCGAGGGCGTCTCGCTGCAGGACCTGAAGGACCGCATGCTGTTCGCCGAGGCCATCGAGACCCAGAAGTGCTTCGACGAGAACGTGCTGACCTCGACCGCCGACGCCAATATCGGCTCGATCTTCGGCATCGGCTTCCCGGCCTGGACCGGTGGCACCCACCAGTTCATCGTGGGCTACCCGGGTGGACAGGAAGCCTTCGTCGCCCGCGCCGACGAGCTGGCCGCCAAGTTCGGCAGCCGCTTCGAGGTGCCGGCCTCGCTGCGCAAGTAA
- a CDS encoding acetyl-CoA C-acetyltransferase produces MTTEAYIYEAIRTPRGKNRGGSLHSVKPIDLTTGLVQELRNRFPNLDEDRISDIILGVVSPVGDQGADIARTTVLTANLPDTVGGVQINRFCASGLEAVNLAAQKVRSGFDDLVLAGGVESMSRVPMGSDGGAMFMDPWTSYNAYIVPQGISADLIATIEGFSRDDVDAYAVRSQELAAKAWDNGYFAKSVVPVKDINGLTVLDNDEHMRRGTTAADLGKLNSAFAGIGDMGGFDAVAMQRYTYVEKIDHVHTGGNSSGIVDGAALVLVGSEEAGAASGLTPRARVVATATSGADATIMLTGPTPAAHKALAKAGLTVDDIDLFEINEAFASVVLKFQKDLQIPDEKLNVNGGAIAMGHPLGATGAMITGTMVDELHRRNARYALVTLCIGGGMGVATIIERV; encoded by the coding sequence ATGACCACAGAGGCCTACATTTACGAGGCCATCCGCACCCCGCGCGGCAAGAACCGCGGAGGGTCGCTGCACTCGGTCAAGCCGATCGATCTGACCACCGGTCTGGTCCAGGAGCTGCGGAACCGGTTCCCGAACCTGGACGAGGACCGCATCTCGGACATCATCCTGGGTGTCGTCTCGCCCGTCGGCGATCAGGGCGCGGACATCGCCCGCACCACCGTGCTCACCGCCAACCTGCCCGACACCGTCGGCGGCGTGCAGATCAACCGCTTCTGCGCCTCGGGCCTCGAGGCCGTCAACCTGGCCGCCCAGAAGGTGCGCTCGGGCTTCGACGACCTGGTCCTCGCCGGTGGCGTCGAGTCCATGTCCCGCGTGCCGATGGGCTCCGACGGCGGCGCCATGTTCATGGACCCGTGGACCTCGTACAACGCTTACATTGTGCCGCAGGGCATTTCGGCCGACCTGATCGCCACCATCGAGGGCTTCTCGCGTGACGACGTGGACGCCTACGCCGTCCGCTCGCAGGAGCTGGCCGCCAAGGCCTGGGACAACGGCTACTTCGCCAAGTCGGTCGTGCCGGTCAAGGACATCAACGGCCTGACCGTGCTGGACAACGACGAGCACATGCGTCGCGGCACCACCGCCGCCGACCTGGGCAAGCTGAACTCCGCCTTCGCCGGCATCGGCGACATGGGCGGCTTCGACGCCGTGGCCATGCAGCGCTACACCTACGTGGAGAAGATCGACCACGTCCACACCGGCGGTAACTCCTCCGGCATCGTCGACGGCGCCGCGCTGGTGCTGGTCGGCTCCGAGGAGGCCGGCGCCGCTTCGGGTCTGACCCCGCGCGCCCGCGTCGTGGCGACCGCCACCTCCGGCGCCGACGCCACCATCATGCTGACCGGCCCGACCCCGGCCGCGCACAAGGCGCTGGCCAAGGCCGGCCTGACGGTCGACGACATCGACCTGTTCGAGATCAACGAGGCCTTCGCCTCCGTCGTCCTGAAGTTCCAGAAGGACCTGCAGATCCCGGACGAGAAGCTGAACGTCAACGGCGGCGCCATCGCCATGGGCCACCCGCTGGGCGCCACCGGCGCCATGATCACCGGCACCATGGTCGACGAGCTGCACCGCCGCAACGCGCGCTACGCGCTGGTCACCCTGTGCATCGGCGGCGGCATGGGTGTCGCCACCATCATCGAGCGCGTCTGA
- a CDS encoding ammonium transporter → MPTHIDPAATAWLLAATALVLLMTPGLAIFYGGMVRSSGVLNMLMMSFISIPLVTVAWLLFGYSLAFGHDAGGGLIGDLGHVGLAGIDPGTLHVVDKDTAVPEILFVTFQLTFAILTVALISGAIADRAKFSAWMIFVPVWALIVYAPIAHWVWTPDGWLAKLGALDYAGGLVVEIASGASALAMAIVLGPRVGFKTDAMRPHNLPFVLLGAGLLWFGWFGFNAGSALAANGTAAAVFLNTLVAGCLGMLGWLVVEVWRDGKPTTFGAASGAVAGLVAITPSCGYVSTMGAVIVGLVAGVVCSFAVSWKFKGNYDDSLDVVGVHFMGGIVGTLLIGFLATRVMTGDDGGRGLFYAGGLAQLGKQAVGVLVVAAFAFGVTFLLGKALDKTVGFRVTREDEVGGVDFALHAETAYAEGVHGHSPSRIGKTQGH, encoded by the coding sequence ATGCCAACCCATATCGACCCGGCCGCGACGGCCTGGCTGTTGGCGGCCACCGCGCTGGTGCTGCTCATGACGCCGGGCCTGGCGATCTTCTACGGCGGCATGGTGCGCTCGAGCGGTGTGCTCAACATGCTGATGATGAGCTTCATCTCGATTCCGCTGGTGACGGTGGCGTGGCTGCTGTTCGGGTACAGCCTGGCCTTCGGCCACGACGCGGGCGGCGGTCTCATCGGCGATCTCGGGCACGTCGGGTTGGCCGGCATCGATCCGGGCACGCTGCACGTGGTGGACAAGGACACCGCGGTGCCGGAGATCCTGTTCGTCACCTTCCAGCTCACCTTCGCGATCCTGACGGTGGCGCTGATCAGCGGTGCGATCGCCGATCGCGCCAAGTTCTCGGCGTGGATGATCTTCGTGCCGGTGTGGGCGCTGATCGTGTACGCGCCGATCGCGCACTGGGTGTGGACACCGGACGGCTGGCTGGCCAAGCTGGGCGCCCTCGATTACGCGGGCGGCCTGGTGGTCGAGATCGCTTCGGGCGCTTCGGCCTTGGCCATGGCGATCGTGCTGGGCCCGCGCGTCGGCTTCAAGACCGACGCCATGCGCCCGCACAATCTGCCGTTCGTGCTGCTGGGCGCGGGCCTGCTGTGGTTCGGGTGGTTCGGTTTCAACGCGGGTTCGGCCTTGGCCGCCAATGGCACCGCCGCCGCGGTGTTCCTCAATACGCTGGTCGCGGGCTGTCTGGGCATGCTGGGCTGGCTGGTGGTCGAGGTGTGGCGCGACGGCAAGCCGACCACCTTCGGCGCGGCCTCGGGCGCGGTGGCCGGTCTGGTGGCCATCACCCCGTCGTGCGGGTACGTCAGCACGATGGGCGCGGTGATCGTGGGTCTGGTTGCGGGCGTGGTGTGTTCGTTCGCGGTGAGCTGGAAGTTCAAGGGCAACTACGACGATTCGCTCGACGTGGTCGGCGTGCACTTCATGGGCGGCATCGTGGGCACGCTGCTGATCGGCTTCCTCGCCACCCGGGTGATGACCGGTGACGACGGCGGCCGCGGCCTGTTCTACGCCGGCGGGCTCGCCCAGCTGGGCAAGCAGGCGGTGGGCGTGCTGGTGGTGGCGGCCTTCGCCTTCGGCGTGACGTTCCTGCTGGGCAAGGCGCTGGACAAGACCGTCGGATTCCGGGTCACCCGGGAGGACGAGGTCGGCGGCGTCGACTTCGCGCTGCATGCCGAGACCGCGTACGCCGAAGGCGTGCACGGGCATTCGCCGAGCCGCATCGGAAAAACGCAGGGGCACTGA
- a CDS encoding neutral zinc metallopeptidase — protein MTRPPSDHGPTPPGQRPVPSRGNQQPQGNPPPGGPQGFPAVPRYPNQPNPAPPSGRPAPGYPQQPGYPQGYPPPPAPPRSGYPQPGAVRPGYPQHQGFPPSGYAQAPYGHARPGHRAPMPPPVAAPPTGAMPVARPAPRRRGRVGALLVILILLVTGVLLRTALTTGLHTIGASSNVKTTYAGDSGGDNAGVHATADNPLLTNADYTLLPAKCAYTPWGTQVEVARKFFQTAADCLQSAWNPLFDKMNLPFVQPKLNVSADTAGITTLCTGNSSNFAAFYCSADMTIYMPISQLQTDLFGNNWVVYLSVFAHEYGHHVQAQAGILGKVHDQRRDAGARSDLGLELSRRTELQAQCFDGMYLSSSSNGGSLTSAQIGVAKNDAYHRGDAPGDMRDHGTSQNMGGWWELGYDKDRAMQCNTFSVPASKVN, from the coding sequence ATGACTCGCCCACCGTCCGATCACGGACCGACACCCCCGGGCCAGCGTCCCGTCCCGTCCCGCGGAAATCAACAGCCGCAAGGCAATCCGCCGCCGGGTGGACCGCAGGGCTTCCCGGCCGTGCCGCGCTACCCGAACCAGCCGAATCCGGCGCCCCCGTCCGGGCGGCCGGCACCGGGTTATCCACAGCAACCCGGTTATCCCCAGGGTTATCCACCGCCGCCCGCGCCGCCGCGATCCGGATATCCGCAGCCCGGGGCCGTCCGCCCGGGTTATCCACAGCATCAAGGCTTTCCGCCGTCCGGCTACGCCCAAGCGCCCTACGGGCACGCCCGGCCCGGCCATCGCGCCCCCATGCCGCCGCCGGTCGCCGCCCCGCCGACCGGTGCGATGCCGGTGGCGCGCCCGGCGCCGCGCCGTCGCGGCCGGGTGGGTGCGCTGCTGGTCATCCTGATCCTGCTGGTGACCGGCGTGCTGCTGCGCACCGCGCTCACCACCGGGCTGCACACCATCGGCGCGAGCTCGAACGTCAAGACCACCTATGCCGGCGACTCCGGCGGCGACAACGCGGGCGTGCACGCCACCGCCGACAATCCGCTGCTCACCAACGCCGACTACACGCTGCTGCCCGCGAAATGCGCCTACACCCCGTGGGGCACCCAGGTCGAGGTGGCCAGGAAGTTCTTCCAGACCGCCGCCGACTGTCTGCAATCGGCGTGGAACCCATTGTTCGACAAGATGAATCTGCCCTTCGTTCAGCCCAAGCTGAACGTCTCGGCCGACACCGCCGGCATCACCACGCTGTGCACCGGCAACAGCAGCAATTTCGCGGCCTTCTACTGCTCGGCCGATATGACCATCTATATGCCGATCAGCCAGCTGCAGACCGATCTGTTCGGCAACAACTGGGTGGTTTATCTCTCGGTCTTCGCCCACGAGTACGGCCACCACGTGCAGGCGCAAGCCGGCATCCTCGGCAAGGTGCACGATCAGCGCCGGGACGCGGGCGCTCGCAGCGACCTCGGCCTGGAACTGTCCCGCCGCACCGAACTACAGGCCCAGTGCTTCGACGGCATGTACCTGTCGTCCTCCAGCAATGGCGGCTCCCTCACCAGCGCCCAGATCGGCGTCGCCAAGAACGACGCCTACCACCGCGGCGACGCCCCCGGCGACATGCGCGACCACGGGACCTCGCAGAACATGGGCGGCTGGTGGGAACTCGGCTACGACAAGGACCGGGCCATGCAGTGCAACACCTTCAGCGTTCCGGCCAGCAAGGTCAACTGA
- a CDS encoding DUF2207 family protein codes for MQIFRGAALVALLFAMAGAAAPTASAQADGVDITAEVNLGDDGLLRVTETVKVPDGGDFRQVVPLRVQVGTGVQRKFDVTEVSADGDGEANVANDVFTIHARPGSATFKYTVHNTVSDATGAQVFQWTGVLNTDVASINATVSSPSFQMGITKCTIGPPGNPQDCADIRVEPDGFAHLEKTDLHKGDILDVTLQLPPNTVKANADVRDDNAPNAFSPTGPVFAAFGVLLAALAAAAGYVLWSRRAAPAGTEVLDPLVREGDHVVFTSPDGMLPSTAGLLLDGYADAPDMASTVVDLAVRNYLWVSTAGDSDWRFTRVNAPDERLSRYERAVYAALLPDGTDAVLLSERRGRIDVKAVRRALIDDAVAAGTFVDRTRRGLEFWLGAALIVLGVAATVWLAFGPQRHALVGVAIALGGVATLLLPRYLPARTTLGRELTAQVRAMQRGLDAIAPQRIPAADQELVFSRALPFLVAARKGDQWVRTFRELDPTADGSPGVYWFGGFEADRRLHGFGAHFPYFITAVEGLFRTSDQR; via the coding sequence ATGCAGATTTTTCGGGGGGCCGCCCTCGTCGCGCTGCTGTTCGCGATGGCCGGGGCGGCGGCGCCGACCGCGTCGGCGCAGGCGGACGGTGTGGATATCACCGCGGAGGTGAATCTGGGCGACGATGGTCTGCTGCGGGTCACCGAAACCGTGAAAGTGCCCGACGGCGGCGACTTTCGTCAGGTCGTCCCGCTGCGTGTGCAGGTGGGCACCGGGGTGCAACGCAAGTTCGACGTGACCGAGGTGTCGGCGGACGGGGACGGCGAGGCCAATGTCGCCAACGACGTCTTCACGATTCACGCCCGCCCCGGTTCGGCGACCTTCAAGTACACGGTGCACAACACCGTCAGCGACGCCACGGGCGCGCAGGTGTTCCAGTGGACCGGTGTGCTGAATACCGATGTGGCGTCGATCAATGCGACGGTGTCGAGCCCGAGCTTTCAGATGGGCATCACCAAGTGCACCATCGGCCCGCCCGGAAATCCGCAGGACTGCGCGGATATTCGCGTCGAGCCGGACGGGTTCGCGCACCTGGAGAAGACCGATCTGCACAAGGGCGACATCCTGGATGTGACGTTGCAGCTGCCGCCCAACACGGTCAAGGCCAACGCGGATGTCCGGGACGACAACGCGCCCAACGCGTTCTCGCCGACCGGTCCGGTGTTCGCCGCCTTCGGCGTGCTGCTGGCGGCGCTGGCCGCCGCGGCCGGATATGTGCTGTGGTCGCGGCGGGCCGCCCCGGCGGGCACGGAGGTGCTGGATCCGCTGGTGCGCGAGGGCGATCACGTCGTGTTCACCTCCCCGGACGGCATGCTGCCGAGCACGGCCGGGTTGCTGCTGGACGGGTACGCCGATGCGCCGGACATGGCGTCCACGGTGGTGGATCTGGCCGTCCGCAACTATCTGTGGGTGAGCACCGCGGGCGACTCGGATTGGCGGTTCACCCGGGTGAACGCACCCGACGAGCGGCTGTCACGCTATGAGCGCGCGGTGTACGCGGCGCTGCTGCCGGACGGTACGGACGCGGTGCTGCTGTCGGAGCGGCGCGGCCGGATCGACGTGAAAGCGGTGCGGCGCGCGCTCATCGACGACGCGGTGGCCGCCGGCACGTTCGTCGACCGCACCCGGCGCGGTCTCGAATTCTGGCTCGGCGCGGCCTTGATCGTGCTGGGCGTGGCGGCGACGGTGTGGCTGGCCTTCGGGCCGCAGCGCCACGCCCTGGTGGGGGTGGCCATCGCCCTGGGCGGGGTGGCGACGCTGCTGCTGCCGCGCTATCTGCCGGCCCGCACCACCCTGGGCCGCGAGCTGACCGCTCAGGTGCGGGCCATGCAGCGCGGCCTGGACGCGATTGCGCCGCAACGGATTCCGGCGGCCGATCAGGAACTGGTGTTCTCGCGCGCGCTGCCGTTCCTGGTGGCCGCGCGCAAGGGTGACCAGTGGGTGCGCACCTTCCGGGAGCTGGACCCGACCGCGGACGGCAGTCCCGGCGTGTACTGGTTCGGCGGTTTCGAGGCCGATCGCCGACTGCACGGTTTCGGGGCGCACTTCCCCTACTTCATCACCGCCGTCGAAGGACTGTTCCGCACCTCCGACCAGCGGTGA
- a CDS encoding DNA polymerase III subunit gamma and tau has product MALYRKYRPATFAEVVGQEHVTDPLSIALDTGRISHAYLFSGPRGCGKTSSARILARSLNCVEGPTSKPCGVCSSCVALGPGGSGNLDVIELDAASHGGVDDTRELRDRAFYAPAESRYRVFIVDEAHMVTTAGFNALLKIVEEPPAHLIFVFATTEPDKVLPTIRSRTHHYPFRLLPPATMRGLLGKICEQEHVQVEEAVYPLVIRAGGGSPRDSLSVLDQLLAGAGPEGVTYPRAVSLLGVTDVALIDDAVDALATADGAALFGTIDRVVEAGHDPRRFATDLLERLRDLILLRAVPDATDRNLVTGPGDVLDRMRAQADRLGPATLARHAELLHEGLGDMRGATNPRLLLEVIAARMLLPAASDAETATLQRLEQLERRFTSGAIPSAQQAQSPAQQGAPAAHQAPATPAASAAAAAPPGRRGAAALAAMRAEKTGAPANSAAELTPAVTPPPAAAPSTTSPSTATSPSTATQAPATSPVATAAQTAAAAPTPAAATGPAHDSAGETSVPQSANPGSQQGVSTPAGSGLPVADTAAGASDAAAQPNSAATAVRPPELGPTTAPVVESSAPTAAESPALQGESGADQPTATASPVSAAATPDTAGASRESAVPAAARQASAAHPAERAVAQQLSGGVASSKSSPSPTGGAADEAQEQARPASAPVAVSPQASPAPAEPAAVQPDPRAAEPGAPLAAGAAPQPGAAAAVEAPAVDPAASAGSEPAATGAEFAGGDAVLVEIEAAWADIRAKVREFGAAVHALLSGASVARVEGATIVFAHQHAPLAQRLSQPQYLEAVQSAVKAVLGREHGVKWEVGGAGSGGGAKAAAGRGPAAAPAPAAPKKAAQKFSRPSQAKAAPAAPVAEPATSGWGSPTASAPAAAAPAAPADPGPAGEDPFDGGAARFAPPEDDIPLPDGPDLPDDPGPGDYSSVGYDGVPPATTPEEEREMLEESAKPVPPEERRDPDEVALALLRQELGATPLEG; this is encoded by the coding sequence GTGGCTCTGTACCGGAAGTACCGACCGGCAACGTTCGCTGAAGTGGTGGGTCAGGAGCACGTCACCGATCCGCTGAGTATCGCGCTCGACACCGGGCGGATCAGTCATGCGTATCTGTTCTCGGGTCCGCGCGGGTGTGGCAAGACCTCGTCCGCGCGCATTCTCGCGCGCTCGCTCAACTGCGTCGAGGGACCGACCTCGAAACCGTGCGGGGTGTGCTCGTCGTGCGTGGCGCTGGGTCCCGGCGGTTCCGGCAATCTCGACGTCATCGAGCTCGACGCCGCCAGCCACGGCGGTGTGGACGACACCCGTGAACTGCGCGACCGCGCCTTCTACGCGCCGGCCGAATCCCGGTACCGCGTCTTCATCGTGGACGAGGCGCACATGGTCACCACCGCGGGCTTCAACGCGCTGCTCAAGATCGTCGAGGAGCCGCCGGCCCACCTCATCTTCGTGTTCGCCACCACCGAGCCGGACAAGGTGCTGCCCACCATCCGCTCGCGCACCCACCACTACCCCTTCCGGCTGCTGCCGCCCGCCACCATGCGCGGGCTGCTCGGCAAGATCTGCGAGCAAGAGCACGTGCAGGTCGAGGAAGCGGTGTACCCCTTGGTGATTCGCGCCGGCGGCGGCTCCCCGCGCGACAGCCTCAGCGTGCTCGACCAGCTGCTGGCGGGCGCCGGCCCCGAGGGCGTCACCTACCCGCGCGCGGTCTCCCTGCTCGGCGTCACCGACGTGGCGCTCATCGACGACGCCGTCGACGCCCTGGCCACCGCCGACGGCGCGGCCCTGTTCGGCACCATCGACCGCGTGGTCGAAGCGGGCCACGACCCCCGCCGCTTCGCCACCGACCTGCTCGAACGCCTCCGCGACCTCATCCTCCTGCGCGCCGTCCCCGACGCCACCGACCGCAACCTCGTCACCGGCCCGGGCGACGTCCTCGACCGCATGCGCGCCCAAGCCGACCGCCTCGGCCCCGCCACCCTCGCCCGCCACGCCGAACTCCTCCACGAGGGCCTCGGCGACATGCGCGGCGCCACCAACCCCCGCCTCCTCCTCGAAGTCATCGCGGCCCGCATGCTCCTCCCCGCCGCCTCCGACGCCGAAACCGCCACCCTCCAACGCCTCGAGCAACTCGAACGCCGATTCACAAGCGGCGCAATCCCGTCCGCGCAGCAGGCGCAGTCGCCCGCGCAGCAGGGTGCCCCCGCCGCGCACCAGGCACCCGCGACTCCCGCCGCCTCCGCGGCCGCGGCAGCACCCCCGGGCCGACGTGGTGCCGCCGCGCTGGCGGCGATGCGCGCGGAAAAGACCGGCGCACCGGCGAATTCCGCCGCCGAGCTGACACCCGCGGTGACGCCGCCGCCGGCGGCAGCTCCGTCGACGACTTCACCGTCCACGGCGACTTCACCGTCCACGGCGACTCAGGCCCCCGCGACTTCACCGGTTGCGACGGCGGCTCAGACCGCAGCGGCTGCGCCTACGCCCGCTGCGGCGACGGGTCCTGCGCACGATTCTGCAGGCGAGACGTCCGTGCCGCAGTCCGCGAACCCAGGCTCGCAGCAAGGGGTTTCCACGCCTGCCGGGTCCGGCCTGCCCGTGGCGGATACGGCTGCCGGGGCGAGCGACGCTGCGGCGCAGCCGAATTCGGCCGCGACGGCGGTGCGGCCGCCGGAGCTCGGGCCGACCACCGCGCCCGTCGTGGAGTCCTCGGCCCCTACCGCCGCGGAATCTCCTGCACTGCAGGGCGAGTCGGGCGCCGATCAGCCCACGGCCACGGCGAGTCCTGTTTCGGCGGCGGCCACGCCCGATACGGCCGGAGCATCGCGGGAGTCGGCCGTCCCGGCCGCGGCGCGGCAGGCCAGCGCCGCGCATCCGGCGGAGCGGGCTGTGGCGCAACAGCTTTCGGGCGGTGTCGCGTCCTCGAAGTCCTCGCCGTCGCCGACTGGCGGCGCGGCCGATGAGGCGCAAGAGCAGGCGCGGCCGGCTTCCGCGCCCGTCGCGGTGTCGCCGCAGGCCAGCCCGGCGCCGGCCGAACCGGCTGCGGTACAGCCGGATCCGCGGGCCGCCGAGCCGGGCGCTCCCTTGGCGGCCGGGGCGGCCCCGCAGCCCGGTGCTGCCGCAGCGGTCGAAGCTCCGGCCGTTGATCCTGCCGCGTCTGCGGGCTCCGAGCCCGCGGCGACCGGGGCCGAGTTCGCCGGTGGGGATGCGGTGCTGGTGGAGATCGAGGCGGCGTGGGCGGATATTCGGGCCAAGGTGCGGGAGTTCGGGGCGGCGGTGCATGCGCTGTTGTCCGGGGCCAGTGTGGCTCGGGTCGAGGGGGCGACGATCGTGTTCGCGCATCAGCACGCGCCGTTGGCGCAGCGGTTGTCGCAGCCGCAGTATCTGGAAGCGGTGCAGTCGGCGGTGAAGGCCGTGCTCGGGCGGGAGCACGGGGTGAAGTGGGAAGTCGGCGGGGCCGGGTCGGGCGGCGGCGCGAAGGCGGCCGCCGGTCGTGGACCCGCGGCCGCGCCCGCGCCCGCCGCGCCGAAGAAGGCCGCGCAGAAGTTCTCTCGGCCGAGTCAGGCCAAGGCGGCCCCGGCGGCGCCGGTCGCGGAGCCCGCGACGAGCGGGTGGGGGAGTCCCACCGCCTCGGCCCCGGCGGCTGCGGCGCCTGCCGCGCCCGCGGATCCGGGTCCGGCGGGCGAGGATCCGTTCGATGGTGGCGCGGCCCGTTTCGCGCCGCCGGAGGACGACATTCCGCTACCTGACGGGCCGGACCTTCCGGACGATCCGGGGCCAGGGGACTACTCGTCGGTAGGTTATGACGGCGTCCCACCTGCTACTACGCCGGAGGAGGAGCGGGAGATGCTGGAGGAGTCGGCCAAGCCGGTGCCTCCGGAGGAGCGCCGCGACCCGGATGAGGTGGCGCTAGCGCTGTTGCGCCAGGAGTTGGGGGCCACACCGCTCGAGGGTTGA